In Candidatus Moanabacter tarae, the genomic stretch GAGCCCCCAGAAATCGCTCAGAATAGGCTGTCTCTCGTATGAGCTGATCGTGAACGTTATGCCCAGCTTGGTATCCTAGTTGAGGAATCGCAATTGGTCTAGACGGATCTGGCCAGTAACCAAAAGAATTATAGGGAGTTTCACTTTGTTATTGTATACATTCACCAGCAGGGATGGAAGATTGAAGGTCCGCTTCATCTGCAAATGATATTCCAGACTAAAGAAAACTTATGATAGGAATTTTAATTTATAGGGCTATTCGAAATATTCTGAACGGAAGGATCTTTATCGTTAAATAGGTAAGGTTGTATGGATTAGCCTTTAATGTTCATATCCTTTCCGGATAGATATAATAGTTCTTGGTGCTTTAGAATTAAAACCTCCTATCTAAGTTTGTTCTGAAGTGATTCGGTTCCGACCTGAAACGATTGATTGCAGTTGGATTGCATTGAATAGCTACTTAGGTAGAACCAAATTTTACTGGAAACGATATAAGGATGGAAATAGTTAACAAAGTTGAATGGAACGCTGTTCGAGAGGAAGTAACAAATCATCTCCAGGAACTGATTCGAATCGATACAACCAATCCACCTGGTAATGAGATTCGCTGTGCTGATTACATCGCAGGTGTTTTACAGAGCGAAGGAATTGAATACAAAGTAACCGAGTCAACGCCGGGGCGCGGAAATGTCACAGCACGCCTAGAAGGAGGCTGTAAGGCCCCCCTTATGCTCTTAGGTCATACAGACGTAGTTGCAGCCGAATCAGAGAAGTGGACTCATCCTCCATTCAGTGGTGAGCTAGTGGAGGGGGTTGTGTGGGGCCGAGGGGCTTTGGACATGAAGAATATGGTGGCAGCTGAATTAATGGTTTTTCTGCTCTTTAGAAGACTGGGGTTGTCTCTGAATCGTGACCTGATATATGCGGCAACCGCGGATGAAGAGGCTGGCAAAGGCAATCATGGGATCGGTTGGTTGCTGGATAATTTCCCAGATCAGGTTGAAGCCCCATATGTGCTGACCGAAGGTGGTGGAAATGAGAGGAGAATTGGAAACACAAGTTTCTTCACAATACAAACGGGCCAGAAAGGAATTTGTCGTTTCCGATTGCATGCTAGAGGTCGTCCAGGGCATGGATCTGTGCCTCATCGTGATAATGCAGTAGTAAAGCTTTCAAGAGTTGTAGCGGCATTGGGGCAAACGATATTACCGATACATCCATCTCCAACGCTAAAGGCCTATATCGAAGGGATTGCTGAGCATCAAAATGTGGAAGCAGCAGAGCGATTGAGAGCAATTTTGGATTCTGAGAAGAGTGAAAAGGCTTTATCTCAAGCGCCACTTCCAGAAACCGAGATCGCATCATTAAATTCTCTCTTAAGAAACACAGTTTCTCCCACTATTATTGCAGCTGGAACCAAGATTAATGTGATCCCTGGCGACGCTGTAGCTTGGGTCGATGGCCGATTGGCTCCTGGACAGACAGAGGAAAGCTTTTTTGAAGAAATCTATCCTTTTCTGGGGAAAGATGTATTTGTAGAGGTAGACCAGTACTCTCCGCCCATTGAGGCGGAAATAGGCTCTGCTTTATACGAGACAATAGTATCAGTTATGGGCGAACATGTTCCAGAAGCGCGGATTATTCCCTCCATTATGACAGGAGGAACCGATGCGAAGCACATTATTCCCCGAAAGCCTGAAACGCAAGTACTCGGATTTATGCCATTACGCGAAATGTCGGGTAAAGATGAAGAAGCGAATCTAATTCATGGCCATAACGAACGTATTTCGGTGGAGAATCTCTTGTTTGCGACGAAGGTGCTATTTGATGTAGTTAAAAGCTTTTGCGGGGTAGCAAAATGAAATTTAGTTTTTATAAAGTTCAATTAGGAAAAGGAAACTACTGCGAACGGTGAAGCATAAAGAAAGTGCTACCCTCTAAATTAGAGTGATCATGAATTTCTTTCATTGTCATTGTTATCCATTCGAATTCGTGAAATTCTAGCGTGCCATACGGAGTAACGATTTTAATATAAAGGTATCACCATGTCCACTCAACCAGGAAACAAAATCCAACAAAAACTAATTCGCGGTGCCGTCCCAGTTCTTTGTATGCCGTTCGAGGCTAATGGCGCTGTTGATGTTGATAGTTTACTCAGGGAGATTGATTTTTGTGTCGAGGCAGGTTCACAGGCGATTGCTTTTGGAAAGGGCAGTGAAAGCCCCGAGCTTACGGATCACGAGAGGAAGACGGTTTGGACTGCAGCATCGCGGCATCTTAATGGGCAACTGCCTCTGGTAGTGGCAACTGCGCATCCTAGTCATGAAGGAGTAATTGCTTTGACTCAATTAGCACTAGATTGCGGCGCTGATTGTGCTATGGTTGACCCGGATCAAAAAAAAGGAGAAGAGTTAATACGACTATTTCGGGAACTGGCGAGTAGGGTTGATCTTTCCATCATGCTACAGGATGCAGGAGGAAATGCTCCGGTTCCGATCATGCTTCAGGCGGTTCGAGAGTCGCCAACCATAAATTGCATGAAGATCGAATGTCCGGGTACTCCCAATAAAATGGCTGAAGTAATCAACAGCCTTCGTGAGATCAAGATGAGTGACGGAGTAGGACGAACTGTGGATATCTTAGGAGGTGGAAACGGGAATCTATTGCTGGAAGAGTTAGATCGGGGATCGGTTGGAACATTACCTTATCCTGCCTTGATCGATGCATTTCGATCCGTTTGCGATCTTTATTCCTCGGGGAATACCGGTGGGGCATGGGAATGCTATTTACAACAGATTCTTCCACTTAGTCGACTGGTGGCCTCTGGGGGTCCCATGGGAGGTGATATATGGATGCACAAGACCATATTTGAGCGAGCTGGAATTCTCCGTACGAACGTATGTAGGAGAGAATCTCAGCCGCAACCAGCCTGGGTTGTGGAAAAAGTATGGGCACATTTGAAAGTCTCAGATCTCCTAATTAGTAAACTTTTGGCGGGCAAATAGGCTTGTATAGCTTTGCCTGCCTTTTGGTACGCATCATCAAGATTCTCGGAATCACCACTCAAAGCTAACAATGTTTCTGTAAGCCGGGCTTCTTAGGGCTACTTTAGGAGATCGACAAATTCTTCCCGCCCCCGTCTAAACAGATCTTTTACATCCTCACGCTGGCTATCGTTGCTGTAACGGCCATAGGAATCGATCCACTTGAGCGATTCGTCGATTCCACGAAGGAAATAATTTGCTGATTCATTTCGCTCTTCTGGTGGCTTGCCACAAACGAAATAGACGGGGCTACTATGAGCGTAGATGGACTGGTCAAAACTGTCCCGACTATCACCCCATAGCCTGGCTGCGATCCACCCATCGCTGTCACTGGAGACATTATGACGTAGAATGCCTTTACGTTTACCTAAGGGATGGCTTTCACTGTGGATAACGGTACCGTTTTTAATGACCTCTATTCGGTGCACGGGATAAAATGAATTATAGGTCACTGCAACTTCAAGTTGTCTGTTTTTGGCCAAGTCAATGGTAGTGCCCATCGGTTGATTATTTACTGCCAGATCGATGGCTGGACCATTGGTAATGAAGGTGTTGCCCGATTTCATGCCGCCGATCCAGTTTGCGTAAGAGAATTCTTCTTTCGTATTAACGTACACACGATTGTTGGAACAGACGAACCAGTCTGTTCCGGTAGATGCAGGAAGGGAGATGCCGCAATTGAGAAGTTTGTACCAGAGATCGTATTCCGGATCTAGCCAGAATGGATCAAAGAGGTTGAAGGCATCAAGTTTGCCCAGGACCGCAGCGATCGGAGCTTCCATGCCCCTCCCGTTATGACACCAGATGACGATTCCCCCTTGATCACGGGCTTCATCGCAGCAAAAGCATAATGGAGGATAATCAGGATCGAATTGTGAAGTGAGGATGTGCCCGCGGCTCACAGGTTGCACAATATTTCTTAGGTTAAGAAACATTACATGGCCGTAACCGAATCCCCAAGGTGAGTGGTCTCCGTAGTGTCGGTTCTCTTCCCCAATATCCAGCACATGGTGGGCTGTGGTGAACTCGTTCATGACACCGATTGGATATTTATTGCTTGCATATGGGAGTTGGCGACGGTCGAGGACGCTTACCACTGTGACATTATAACCCTCTACGCTGCAGTCTACGGCCAGACGGTCGTCAGGCCGAGTCTCTTTTTCGTCGTAGTGGATGTGTGTATTGCCTGGGTACCAATTCCCTTCTTGGGGATGATGCCATCGCGTCAGAGATATTTCGACATCTTTACTTCCTTTTTCTGGCACCTCCACGATCAGACGAGATGGTTCATATTCCGTCCCTCTTTCGACCAGAATATCAGTACGCCCCCGGGGAGTATTAACTTCAAACTCTCCGTCACAAAAGAAGAACTCAGTACCTGGGCCACGCTTGAGAAGGGCATCTTCTGGTTTGCAGAAAATTCCGGTGGAGGAGAGAACATGGACCTTCGCGTTTATTCTCTGGTTGGTCGTCGAATCGATTATTGTGCCGTGTAAAAGTCCCATAAGTCATTCACTAGCAGAAAATTTCAAAAATCGGAATAGAATTCTGTATTTCCATTGATTTTTTATGTCGGTTGAAATCACCCGCTTC encodes the following:
- the araD_1 gene encoding L-2-keto-3-deoxyarabonate dehydratase, with translation MSTQPGNKIQQKLIRGAVPVLCMPFEANGAVDVDSLLREIDFCVEAGSQAIAFGKGSESPELTDHERKTVWTAASRHLNGQLPLVVATAHPSHEGVIALTQLALDCGADCAMVDPDQKKGEELIRLFRELASRVDLSIMLQDAGGNAPVPIMLQAVRESPTINCMKIECPGTPNKMAEVINSLREIKMSDGVGRTVDILGGGNGNLLLEELDRGSVGTLPYPALIDAFRSVCDLYSSGNTGGAWECYLQQILPLSRLVASGGPMGGDIWMHKTIFERAGILRTNVCRRESQPQPAWVVEKVWAHLKVSDLLISKLLAGK
- the dapE_1 gene encoding putative succinyl-diaminopimelate desuccinylase codes for the protein MEIVNKVEWNAVREEVTNHLQELIRIDTTNPPGNEIRCADYIAGVLQSEGIEYKVTESTPGRGNVTARLEGGCKAPLMLLGHTDVVAAESEKWTHPPFSGELVEGVVWGRGALDMKNMVAAELMVFLLFRRLGLSLNRDLIYAATADEEAGKGNHGIGWLLDNFPDQVEAPYVLTEGGGNERRIGNTSFFTIQTGQKGICRFRLHARGRPGHGSVPHRDNAVVKLSRVVAALGQTILPIHPSPTLKAYIEGIAEHQNVEAAERLRAILDSEKSEKALSQAPLPETEIASLNSLLRNTVSPTIIAAGTKINVIPGDAVAWVDGRLAPGQTEESFFEEIYPFLGKDVFVEVDQYSPPIEAEIGSALYETIVSVMGEHVPEARIIPSIMTGGTDAKHIIPRKPETQVLGFMPLREMSGKDEEANLIHGHNERISVENLLFATKVLFDVVKSFCGVAK